GCGTGGTGGCAGGCCTTGGCAATATCTATGTGTGCGAGGCGCTGTGGCGCGCGCGCATCCATCCGCGAAAGGCAGCCGGCAAGGTCTCCCGCCCCGCGCTGGAGCGTCTGGTGCCCGCTATCCGCGAAGTCATTACCGAGGCGATTGCGGCAGGCGGATCGACCTTGCGCGATTATGCCCAGCCGGACGGGGAGCTGGGCTATTTCTCCAAGCAGTTCGATGTCTACGGCCGTGAGGATGCACCCTGCCACCGCGCCGATGGCGGCGTGATCCGGCGCTTGGCGCAGGGCGGGCGCAGCACATGGTACTGCCCGCGCTGCCAGCGGTGACCATGCGCCGGGGCAGCTCCGCGGCACGCAACCGCTTGACGATTCGGCGAGTGCGACCTATGTGCGCGCCTTTCCGGCGGGCTTGCCTGCCGTTTTAGCACGCAATTTGACAATGAAGGCGGCGTACCCCGCCGCAAGCAAGGACTGACATGGCCAATTCGCCGCAAGCCAAGAAGCGTATCCGCCGCAACGAACGCCGCGCAGAAATCAACGGCGCGCGCATGAGCCGCATCCGTGGTTTCCTCAAGAAGGTGGAAACGGCAATCGAAGGCGGCAGCCAGGACGAAGCGAAAGCT
This genomic interval from Paraurantiacibacter namhicola contains the following:
- the rpsT gene encoding 30S ribosomal protein S20, yielding MANSPQAKKRIRRNERRAEINGARMSRIRGFLKKVETAIEGGSQDEAKAALRAAQPELARGVARGVLHKNTVARKMSRLSKRVAAL